Proteins encoded within one genomic window of Paenarthrobacter sp. JL.01a:
- a CDS encoding YbjQ family protein, whose product MLIVTSNEIPGHRIDAVFGEVMGLTVRSRDIGSQMLAGFRSLGGGELPEMTKALYESRQEVMARMVNEAQQRGANAIVAMRFDTSEMGTNWTEVCAYGTAVYVLPLGEGEPGATGQSIYLTRNAGQSTGQQAAQPAQPQQPPAPPIHPAPPQQF is encoded by the coding sequence ATGTTGATCGTCACCTCCAATGAAATCCCGGGCCACCGCATTGACGCCGTCTTCGGCGAAGTCATGGGCCTGACCGTCCGATCGCGGGACATCGGCTCACAGATGCTCGCCGGTTTCCGCTCACTGGGCGGCGGCGAGCTGCCCGAAATGACCAAAGCGCTCTACGAAAGCCGACAGGAAGTCATGGCACGCATGGTCAACGAAGCACAGCAGCGCGGTGCCAACGCCATTGTTGCCATGCGCTTCGACACCTCCGAAATGGGCACCAACTGGACCGAAGTCTGCGCCTACGGCACCGCGGTTTATGTGCTTCCTTTGGGCGAGGGTGAGCCGGGTGCCACCGGGCAGTCGATCTACCTGACCAGGAACGCAGGCCAGAGCACCGGCCAGCAGGCTGCCCAGCCGGCACAGCCGCAGCAGCCGCCCGCCCCGCCGATCCACCCAGCCCCTCCGCAGCAGTTCTGA
- a CDS encoding acyl-CoA carboxylase subunit beta yields the protein MSHDLTTTAGKIADFRDRQARAEQPSGPEAIEKQHARGKNTARERIDLLVDPDSFVEFDALAVHRSTAFGMEKKKPLGDGVVSGYGTVDGRLVAIYSQDFSVYGGSLSQVNGEKIVKVQEFALRNGCPVVGINDGGGARIQEGVASLAMFADIFRNNVHASGVVPQISLIMGPCAGGAAYSPALTDYVVMVDKTSHMFITGPDVIKTVTGEDVDMETLGGARQHNATTGTSTYLASDEADAIEFVRELLDFLPSNNLSEAPVVEHDQELELDDDDLALDTLIPDSANQPYDMRKVIEQIVDDAHFLEMQSLYAPNVIIGYGRVEGHTVGIVANQPMQFAGTLDISASEKAARFVRHCDAFNIPIITLVDVPGFLPGKDQEFQGIIRRGAKLLYAYAEATVPKLTVITRKAYGGAYIVMGSKKLGADLNLAWPTAQIGVMGAQGAVNILYRRDLAAVAEAGGDVEARRAEIIQGYEEELLNPYQAAELGYVDAVIAPSDTRLQIIRGLRALRDKRASLPTKKHGNIPL from the coding sequence ATGAGCCACGATCTGACAACGACAGCGGGAAAGATTGCCGACTTCCGCGACCGCCAGGCACGGGCAGAGCAGCCTTCCGGCCCGGAAGCGATCGAAAAGCAGCACGCACGCGGAAAGAACACCGCCCGTGAGCGCATCGACCTCCTGGTCGACCCCGATTCGTTTGTCGAGTTCGACGCCCTCGCCGTCCACCGTTCCACCGCTTTCGGCATGGAAAAGAAGAAGCCCCTGGGCGATGGCGTAGTCTCCGGATACGGCACCGTGGACGGCCGCCTGGTTGCCATCTACAGCCAGGACTTCAGCGTCTACGGCGGCTCCCTGAGCCAGGTCAACGGCGAAAAGATCGTCAAGGTCCAGGAATTCGCCCTCCGTAACGGCTGCCCGGTTGTCGGCATCAACGACGGCGGCGGCGCACGAATCCAGGAAGGCGTCGCCTCCTTGGCCATGTTCGCGGACATCTTCCGCAACAATGTCCACGCCTCCGGCGTGGTCCCGCAGATCTCCCTCATCATGGGCCCTTGTGCCGGGGGCGCCGCGTACTCCCCTGCCCTTACCGACTACGTGGTGATGGTGGACAAGACCTCCCACATGTTCATCACAGGACCCGACGTCATAAAGACCGTCACCGGCGAAGACGTGGACATGGAAACCCTGGGCGGGGCACGCCAGCACAACGCCACCACCGGCACGTCCACGTACCTGGCATCCGACGAAGCGGACGCGATCGAGTTCGTCCGCGAACTCCTGGACTTCCTGCCCTCCAACAATCTCTCCGAGGCCCCGGTCGTTGAGCACGACCAGGAACTGGAACTCGACGACGACGACCTCGCCCTGGATACGTTGATTCCGGATTCGGCCAACCAGCCTTATGACATGCGCAAGGTCATTGAGCAGATCGTGGACGACGCACACTTCCTGGAAATGCAGTCGCTGTATGCCCCCAACGTCATCATTGGCTACGGCCGCGTTGAAGGGCACACCGTTGGCATCGTGGCCAACCAGCCCATGCAGTTCGCCGGAACACTGGACATCTCGGCGTCGGAAAAGGCTGCCCGCTTTGTCCGCCACTGCGACGCCTTCAACATCCCCATCATCACCCTGGTGGACGTCCCGGGCTTCCTTCCCGGCAAGGACCAGGAGTTCCAGGGCATCATCCGCCGTGGCGCCAAGCTCCTCTACGCCTACGCCGAAGCTACTGTTCCCAAGCTCACGGTCATCACCCGCAAGGCCTACGGCGGAGCGTACATCGTGATGGGTTCCAAGAAGCTCGGCGCCGACCTCAACCTCGCGTGGCCCACGGCCCAAATCGGTGTCATGGGTGCCCAGGGTGCCGTAAACATCCTGTACCGCCGCGATCTCGCAGCCGTTGCCGAGGCCGGCGGGGACGTTGAGGCCCGCCGTGCAGAGATCATCCAGGGCTACGAGGAAGAACTCCTCAACCCGTACCAGGCCGCTGAGCTTGGTTATGTGGACGCCGTCATCGCACCCTCGGACACCCGCCTGCAGATTATCCGTGGCCTGCGCGCCCTGCGTGACAAGCGGGCCAGCCTGCCCACCAAGAAGCACGGAAACATCCCGCTGTGA
- a CDS encoding TetR/AcrR family transcriptional regulator translates to MTSISSQEQGSALPSTGQSTPSRRELNKAATRSSIAGAALDLLRSKGAGNFTVEDIAASAGVSRRTFFNYFPSLEAALASVADGFMDRALEQFRLRPAEESILESAQAALMALADPMSVAPMAELFSLTQDNRSLARSELEAWDHCTEQIIDAARYRLGAGVSELYLHALAGSVISCGKAAMNVWFAERGPDLSPESLAVLRQHLIDAMGLLGGGFAPSSGASAQSAPVPSTTDRF, encoded by the coding sequence GTGACTTCCATCAGCAGCCAGGAGCAAGGCTCTGCGCTCCCATCAACCGGGCAGAGCACTCCTTCACGGCGCGAACTCAACAAGGCCGCTACCCGCAGCTCCATTGCCGGCGCAGCCCTGGATCTCCTGCGCAGCAAAGGGGCCGGGAACTTCACCGTCGAGGACATAGCCGCCAGCGCAGGCGTTTCCCGGCGCACCTTCTTCAATTACTTCCCCAGCCTCGAAGCTGCCCTGGCCTCCGTCGCGGACGGGTTCATGGACCGGGCGTTGGAGCAGTTCCGGCTGCGGCCAGCGGAGGAGTCGATCCTTGAATCCGCCCAAGCGGCGCTGATGGCCCTCGCCGACCCCATGTCCGTTGCCCCCATGGCCGAGCTGTTCAGCCTGACCCAGGACAACCGTTCCCTGGCCCGCTCCGAGCTCGAAGCCTGGGACCACTGCACCGAGCAGATCATCGATGCCGCCCGCTACAGGTTGGGCGCAGGCGTCAGCGAGCTCTACCTGCATGCACTGGCGGGCTCCGTCATTTCCTGTGGCAAAGCAGCCATGAACGTCTGGTTCGCCGAGCGCGGACCCGACCTCTCCCCCGAATCACTCGCCGTCCTACGCCAGCACCTCATCGACGCGATGGGGCTACTGGGAGGCGGCTTCGCGCCGTCGTCGGGCGCTTCCGCTCAATCCGCACCCGTTCCTTCCACCACAGATCGGTTCTGA
- a CDS encoding acyl-CoA carboxylase subunit epsilon translates to MTTAQTPSPADEPTQPLFSVVKGEPTAEELAAIAAVVVSLGAPPEAELPKPNVRHWVRRQQLRLDPTPGPGAWRRSRG, encoded by the coding sequence GTGACCACCGCACAGACCCCTTCTCCGGCCGACGAGCCCACGCAGCCCCTGTTCTCGGTGGTCAAGGGCGAACCGACAGCCGAAGAGCTCGCGGCGATTGCCGCCGTCGTGGTTTCCCTTGGCGCCCCGCCGGAAGCGGAGCTGCCCAAGCCGAACGTCAGGCACTGGGTGCGTCGCCAGCAGTTGCGTCTTGACCCCACTCCGGGTCCGGGCGCGTGGAGGCGCAGCCGGGGCTGA
- a CDS encoding SDR family oxidoreductase, translating to MTSSNDASSTLSQSGSPYVAKGSLKGRTILMSGGSRGIGLAIATRAARDGANIVLMAKTGDPHPKLEGTVFTAAEQLVAAGGQALPLVGDVRNDDDVAAAVAAAVERFGGIDVVVNNASAIDLSGTDAVDMKRYDLMQDINVRGTFLLSKLSLPALRESGNGHILTLSPPLNLDPKWAGMHLAYTMAKYGMSLTTLGLAEELKDDGVSVNSLWPCTLIDTAAIRNMPGGRQMVQAARGPEIMADAAHAVLTGSGATGNFYTDEEVLRAAGVTDFAPYSLGAPEDRLVPDIFL from the coding sequence ATGACTTCAAGCAACGATGCTTCCAGCACACTTTCCCAAAGCGGCAGCCCCTACGTCGCCAAGGGTTCGCTCAAAGGCAGGACCATCCTGATGTCAGGCGGCAGCCGCGGCATCGGCCTGGCCATCGCCACCCGCGCCGCACGCGATGGCGCCAACATTGTCCTCATGGCCAAGACCGGAGATCCGCACCCGAAACTCGAGGGGACCGTCTTCACTGCGGCAGAACAGCTGGTCGCCGCAGGCGGGCAGGCCCTCCCGCTGGTCGGGGACGTCCGCAACGATGACGACGTCGCCGCCGCGGTTGCCGCCGCCGTCGAGCGTTTCGGGGGCATCGACGTCGTGGTCAACAACGCCTCGGCCATCGACCTGTCCGGCACCGACGCCGTAGACATGAAGCGCTACGACCTCATGCAGGACATCAACGTCCGCGGCACCTTCCTGTTGTCGAAGCTGTCATTGCCGGCGCTCCGGGAGTCAGGGAACGGTCACATCCTGACGCTCTCCCCGCCGCTGAACCTTGACCCCAAATGGGCGGGCATGCACTTGGCCTACACCATGGCCAAGTACGGGATGAGCCTGACTACCCTGGGACTCGCCGAAGAGTTGAAAGACGACGGCGTGTCGGTCAACTCGCTGTGGCCGTGTACCTTGATCGACACCGCTGCGATCCGGAACATGCCAGGTGGCCGGCAGATGGTCCAGGCCGCCCGCGGACCGGAAATCATGGCCGACGCGGCCCATGCAGTGTTGACGGGTTCAGGGGCCACAGGGAACTTCTACACCGATGAAGAAGTCCTGCGCGCGGCCGGCGTCACTGATTTCGCCCCCTACAGCCTGGGTGCTCCGGAAGACCGCTTGGTGCCGGACATCTTCCTCTAA
- a CDS encoding DUF885 domain-containing protein: MTTANTSVRPKSAIDAVADAYTEKLIELNPSFATTLGLPGHETEYQDYSQAGAAAHAQAARDALESLAALEPADETDAVTLDAMRERLGLDLEIHASGWDAADLNNIASPAQDIRAIFDLMPTDTAEQWEHIAGRAANVPGAIEGYISSLRAAAGSGKVSAARQVRIVIEQTSRYAAEDGFFAKLAANARIGDAPLPAGVQDKLDAGTAAARSAYSALGAFLRDELLPVAPEKDAVGRERYALASRSFLGAAVDLEETYAWGVQELDRLIGEQEKVAGQIKPGASIEEAKSILNNDPARQIKGTDALKAWMQELSDRAVSELADVHFDIPDVMRTLECMIAPTDEGGIYYTGPSDDFSRPGRMWWSVPAGEDTFTTWSETTTVFHEGVPGHHLQVATATYRRELLNNWRRNVCWVSGHGEGWALYAEQLMLELGYLKDPGDHMGMLDGQRMRAARVVFDIGVHLELPIPERWGSGTWTPEKGFDFLRANLDISEGQLQFEFARYLGWPGQAPSYKVGQRLWEQIRTDLEGRDDFDLKSFHSKALNIGSVGLDVLRRALLG, from the coding sequence GTGACTACTGCAAACACCTCCGTACGCCCGAAGTCTGCCATCGACGCCGTCGCTGACGCGTACACAGAAAAGCTGATCGAACTCAATCCCAGCTTCGCCACCACGCTTGGGCTGCCCGGCCACGAAACGGAGTACCAGGACTACTCCCAGGCCGGGGCAGCTGCCCACGCCCAGGCTGCACGGGACGCCCTGGAGTCCTTGGCTGCTCTTGAGCCCGCGGACGAAACCGACGCTGTGACACTTGATGCGATGCGCGAGCGTCTGGGCCTGGATCTGGAGATCCACGCCTCGGGCTGGGACGCGGCGGACCTGAACAACATCGCTTCCCCGGCCCAGGACATCCGCGCCATTTTCGACCTCATGCCTACCGACACGGCAGAACAGTGGGAGCACATCGCCGGTCGCGCGGCCAATGTACCGGGCGCGATCGAGGGATATATTTCATCACTGCGCGCAGCTGCCGGCTCCGGCAAAGTCTCCGCTGCCCGGCAAGTCCGCATCGTCATCGAGCAGACCAGCCGCTATGCCGCCGAGGACGGCTTCTTCGCCAAGCTCGCCGCCAATGCCCGGATTGGCGACGCGCCGCTGCCCGCCGGGGTCCAGGACAAGCTCGACGCCGGAACAGCGGCCGCGCGTTCGGCGTACAGCGCCTTGGGCGCCTTTCTGCGGGACGAGCTCCTCCCGGTAGCCCCGGAAAAGGACGCCGTTGGCCGTGAGCGCTACGCCCTTGCTTCCCGGTCATTCCTGGGTGCAGCGGTGGACCTGGAAGAAACGTACGCCTGGGGTGTGCAGGAACTGGACCGGCTCATTGGCGAACAGGAAAAGGTTGCCGGGCAGATCAAGCCAGGCGCTTCGATCGAGGAAGCCAAGAGCATCCTCAACAACGATCCCGCACGGCAGATCAAGGGCACCGACGCCCTGAAGGCCTGGATGCAGGAACTCTCCGACCGCGCCGTGTCCGAACTGGCGGACGTCCACTTCGACATCCCGGACGTCATGCGGACCCTTGAATGCATGATTGCCCCCACCGATGAGGGCGGCATCTATTACACCGGCCCCTCGGACGACTTCTCACGGCCCGGTCGGATGTGGTGGTCGGTGCCCGCTGGCGAAGACACTTTCACCACCTGGTCCGAGACCACCACAGTGTTCCACGAGGGCGTCCCGGGACACCACCTGCAGGTGGCAACAGCTACGTACCGCCGCGAGCTGCTGAACAACTGGCGCCGCAACGTCTGCTGGGTCTCGGGCCACGGCGAAGGGTGGGCGCTCTACGCCGAGCAACTCATGCTCGAGCTGGGCTACCTCAAGGACCCGGGCGACCACATGGGCATGCTGGATGGCCAGCGCATGCGTGCGGCACGTGTAGTGTTCGACATCGGAGTCCACTTGGAATTGCCCATCCCCGAACGCTGGGGCTCCGGCACCTGGACCCCGGAGAAGGGCTTCGATTTCCTCAGGGCCAACCTTGATATCAGCGAGGGGCAGCTTCAGTTCGAATTCGCCCGTTACCTCGGCTGGCCGGGACAGGCACCCTCCTACAAGGTAGGCCAACGTCTGTGGGAACAGATCAGGACAGATCTCGAGGGGCGGGATGACTTCGACCTCAAGTCATTCCACAGTAAAGCCCTGAACATAGGCTCCGTAGGCCTGGACGTGCTGCGGAGGGCGTTGCTGGGCTGA
- a CDS encoding biotin--[acetyl-CoA-carboxylase] ligase — MDAEQPNSSEPHVPSGGTERPALDREALQQADFLSATGIPQLEIVDSTGSTNADLIRAVTVEPKKWGDLAVLTAEHQTAARGRLDRHWEAPERSAVSVSIVLRPVTSQGMPVPTQSYSWLSLLAAVALREALQETAGVTAEIKWPNDVLVKGRKVAGILAQMTPLGDGSVPAVVLGVGLNVSLAEDELPVPTATSLAVEGATTTDRTALLKSYLSRFARLYRSFCNSEGDPAAGLAGGASLHKRVESAMVTLGREVRAHLPGDLELVGHASRLDEHGSLLVVDHGGREHVITAGDVVHLRATESGYA, encoded by the coding sequence ATGGATGCCGAACAGCCCAACAGCAGCGAACCGCACGTACCCTCCGGAGGCACGGAACGGCCCGCCCTGGATCGCGAAGCGTTGCAGCAAGCGGACTTCCTGTCCGCTACCGGCATCCCGCAGCTAGAAATCGTCGACTCGACCGGCTCCACCAATGCGGACCTCATCCGTGCAGTGACCGTTGAGCCGAAAAAGTGGGGCGATCTCGCCGTACTGACGGCCGAGCACCAGACGGCGGCGCGCGGACGCCTGGACCGGCACTGGGAAGCGCCCGAACGGTCGGCGGTATCGGTCTCCATCGTGCTGCGGCCCGTCACATCCCAGGGCATGCCGGTTCCCACCCAGAGCTACTCGTGGTTGTCACTGCTGGCAGCAGTCGCCTTGCGCGAAGCGTTGCAGGAAACGGCCGGAGTGACTGCCGAGATCAAGTGGCCCAATGATGTCCTGGTCAAGGGCCGGAAGGTTGCAGGCATCCTTGCCCAGATGACGCCCCTCGGGGACGGCTCCGTGCCGGCAGTGGTCCTGGGTGTCGGCCTTAACGTCTCCCTCGCCGAGGACGAGCTGCCGGTTCCGACGGCGACGTCCCTCGCCGTCGAAGGGGCCACGACGACGGACCGCACCGCACTGCTGAAAAGCTACCTTTCGCGTTTTGCCCGGTTGTACCGCAGTTTCTGCAACTCCGAAGGAGACCCTGCCGCGGGTTTGGCCGGCGGAGCCTCGCTGCACAAACGGGTTGAATCGGCCATGGTCACCCTGGGGCGGGAAGTCCGGGCGCACCTGCCCGGCGATCTTGAACTGGTGGGGCACGCCTCCCGCCTGGACGAGCACGGTTCCTTGCTGGTGGTTGACCATGGTGGCCGGGAACATGTCATCACTGCCGGCGATGTGGTGCACCTGCGCGCCACAGAAAGCGGTTATGCGTAA
- a CDS encoding PH domain-containing protein — protein sequence MRKELLPGEQVITITRQQARSLFFPVLACIVVPAVAAYACAWIVKGNPQRLIPFVSSEWTPWLLGACVLLAVWFLAAYSLKRVLKWRSIRYILTSRRILARYGMFRRNDWQVSLASIRNVGVHQSLIQRSLHSGNISLDTGHSGAALLTDVPEAGKFRGFILDAMDELPQGEPFEGEVLDDYEELPWELREGGWDER from the coding sequence ATGCGTAAAGAGTTGCTTCCGGGGGAGCAGGTCATCACCATCACGCGTCAACAGGCCCGCTCCCTCTTCTTTCCCGTGCTGGCCTGCATCGTTGTTCCTGCCGTCGCTGCGTATGCGTGCGCATGGATCGTCAAAGGCAACCCGCAGCGCCTCATTCCTTTTGTTTCGTCCGAGTGGACGCCTTGGCTCTTGGGTGCGTGTGTTCTGCTGGCGGTGTGGTTCCTGGCGGCGTACAGCCTCAAGCGCGTCCTGAAGTGGCGGTCCATCCGCTACATCCTGACCAGCCGGCGCATACTTGCCAGATACGGAATGTTCCGGCGCAACGATTGGCAGGTATCCCTGGCGTCCATCCGCAATGTGGGAGTCCACCAAAGCCTGATCCAACGGTCATTGCACTCAGGGAATATATCCTTGGATACCGGGCACTCCGGAGCAGCGTTGCTGACCGATGTCCCTGAGGCAGGCAAATTCAGGGGTTTCATTCTTGACGCGATGGACGAACTCCCGCAAGGTGAGCCTTTTGAGGGCGAAGTGCTGGACGACTATGAAGAATTGCCGTGGGAATTGAGAGAAGGTGGATGGGATGAGCGTTGA
- a CDS encoding dicarboxylate/amino acid:cation symporter, with product MSTSIQTSPSAGKTGFRLPKWAGSFGVQIIAALIVGLVLGLIAKYTGSTKAAPNGLGATLQTIGSSYVSLLQTAVVPLIFTAVVSSIANLRQVSNAARLAWNTLLWFAITSLVSVLIGIGLGVLLQPGAATGITQKAEYAGKTGDWWAFLIGLFPKNFLGLGASSTVTESANAATTVSTSVSFNVLQILVVAIAVGIAALKVGKQAEAFLTFNASALAVIQKVLWWIIRIAPLGTIGLIGNAVAIYGWDTIGSLGKFTAAIYIGLALVLFVLYPILVRAHGLSIKQYFSGVWPAVQLAFVSRSSIGTLPLTQRVTERNLGVPSGYASFAVPLGATTKMDGCAAIYPAVAAIFVAQFFGINLDFSQYLLIVLVSVLGSAATAGTTGAVVMLTLTLSTLGLPLAGVGLLLAIDPILDMGRTAVNVAGQALVPAIVAKRQGILDESLYNAPRNGAAFADEYAADKAAAEADERELAGAKA from the coding sequence GTGAGCACCTCAATCCAAACATCACCTTCAGCTGGAAAGACCGGCTTCCGGCTCCCCAAGTGGGCCGGTTCGTTCGGCGTCCAGATCATCGCTGCCCTCATTGTCGGCCTGGTTCTTGGCCTCATCGCCAAGTACACCGGCAGCACCAAGGCTGCCCCCAACGGCCTCGGCGCAACCCTCCAGACGATCGGCTCCAGCTACGTCTCGTTGCTGCAGACCGCCGTCGTTCCTTTGATTTTCACTGCGGTGGTGAGCTCCATCGCGAACCTGCGCCAGGTTTCCAACGCAGCGCGCCTGGCATGGAACACCCTGCTCTGGTTCGCCATCACCTCCCTCGTTTCCGTGCTGATCGGTATCGGCCTCGGCGTGCTCCTGCAGCCGGGCGCTGCTACGGGCATCACCCAGAAGGCCGAATACGCCGGCAAGACCGGTGACTGGTGGGCGTTCCTGATCGGCTTGTTCCCGAAGAACTTCCTGGGCCTGGGCGCGAGCTCCACTGTCACGGAAAGCGCCAACGCTGCCACCACGGTGAGCACGTCCGTCAGTTTCAACGTCCTCCAGATCCTGGTGGTCGCGATCGCCGTCGGAATTGCCGCCCTCAAGGTGGGCAAGCAGGCTGAGGCCTTCCTGACATTCAACGCATCCGCGCTGGCCGTCATCCAGAAGGTCCTGTGGTGGATCATCCGTATCGCCCCGCTGGGAACCATCGGCCTGATCGGCAATGCCGTTGCGATCTACGGCTGGGACACCATCGGCTCGCTGGGCAAGTTCACGGCCGCCATCTACATTGGCCTGGCCCTGGTCCTCTTCGTGCTCTACCCGATCCTGGTCCGTGCACACGGCCTGTCGATCAAGCAGTACTTCTCCGGCGTCTGGCCTGCCGTACAGCTGGCCTTCGTCTCCCGTTCCTCCATCGGCACGCTGCCGCTCACGCAGCGCGTCACTGAACGAAACCTCGGCGTTCCCTCGGGCTATGCTTCCTTCGCCGTGCCGCTGGGTGCCACCACCAAGATGGATGGCTGCGCCGCGATCTACCCGGCTGTTGCGGCGATCTTCGTGGCACAGTTCTTCGGCATCAACCTGGACTTCAGCCAGTACTTGCTGATCGTGCTGGTCTCGGTCCTCGGCTCCGCCGCTACCGCAGGCACCACCGGCGCCGTGGTCATGCTCACGCTGACCCTGTCCACGCTGGGACTGCCGCTGGCCGGCGTCGGCCTTCTGCTGGCCATCGACCCCATCCTGGACATGGGCCGCACCGCGGTCAACGTAGCCGGCCAGGCCCTGGTGCCCGCGATTGTCGCCAAGCGCCAGGGCATCCTGGACGAGTCGCTGTACAACGCCCCGCGCAACGGCGCAGCGTTCGCCGACGAGTACGCAGCCGACAAGGCCGCCGCTGAAGCCGACGAGCGCGAGTTGGCCGGCGCCAAAGCCTAG